The Chitinivorax sp. B genome has a segment encoding these proteins:
- a CDS encoding DUF924 family protein encodes MQPTSTDILVATTPQDVLDFWFGTPDSPEYGQPRTAWFVKDIVFDEAIRRQFGRLHEEVAAGQHDDWANTPTGMLALLIVLDQFSRNLYRNDPRAFACDTTALAWATQLLARGWVTQYLPVQLVFCYLPFEHAEDLVVQQQSVKLFAKLRTDNAHFETFYDYAVRHHDVIARFGRFPHRNPVLGRASTSDELVFLSQPGSSF; translated from the coding sequence GTGCAGCCGACATCAACTGACATTTTGGTTGCGACCACCCCACAGGATGTGTTGGATTTTTGGTTCGGAACGCCAGACTCCCCGGAATATGGGCAACCACGTACAGCCTGGTTCGTGAAGGATATCGTCTTTGACGAAGCTATCCGTCGCCAATTTGGCCGCTTGCATGAAGAAGTGGCTGCCGGACAGCACGACGATTGGGCCAATACCCCAACAGGTATGCTGGCTCTGTTGATTGTATTGGATCAATTCTCGCGCAATCTTTACCGAAATGATCCACGTGCTTTTGCTTGCGATACGACAGCCTTGGCATGGGCGACACAACTGCTGGCACGTGGCTGGGTAACACAATACCTACCTGTGCAATTGGTATTTTGCTATCTGCCTTTCGAGCATGCCGAGGATTTGGTGGTACAGCAGCAGTCCGTGAAGTTGTTTGCTAAGCTGAGAACAGACAACGCTCATTTCGAAACCTTTTACGACTACGCGGTGCGCCACCATGACGTGATCGCCCGCTTTGGTCGCTTCCCTCACCGGAACCCAGTGCTGGGCCGTGCCAGTACTTCAGACGAGCTGGTGTTTCTCAGCCAACCCGGCTCATCGTTCTAG
- a CDS encoding YfiR family protein, protein MSGRHLTLLLFALAGHIDSVSAGTDEHALKVAYLYNFIQFTQWPAMPPDQPFQLCVLGTTPLDAALDGLEGKPVLNGLRIKVRHVGAKEVDTCHALYIDDSQRKLADEVLGRLSNAPVLTVTDSDGLADRGLMIEIRKRDLKLGFEVNLSQAKRAKLGFSSRMLKLAIYVSESR, encoded by the coding sequence ATGAGCGGCCGGCACCTCACGCTGTTGCTGTTTGCATTGGCTGGGCACATTGACTCAGTGTCTGCTGGTACGGACGAGCATGCCCTGAAGGTGGCGTACCTCTACAATTTCATCCAGTTTACCCAATGGCCGGCCATGCCTCCTGATCAGCCGTTTCAGTTGTGTGTGCTTGGCACCACACCGCTGGATGCTGCACTGGATGGACTGGAAGGCAAGCCAGTCTTGAATGGTCTGCGTATCAAGGTGCGCCATGTTGGTGCGAAGGAAGTGGATACCTGCCATGCGCTTTATATCGATGATAGTCAGCGCAAGTTGGCTGATGAGGTATTGGGACGGTTGTCGAATGCACCCGTGCTGACAGTGACTGACTCTGATGGGTTGGCGGATCGCGGATTGATGATCGAGATCCGCAAGCGTGATCTGAAGCTGGGGTTTGAAGTCAATCTTTCACAGGCCAAGCGCGCCAAACTTGGCTTCAGCTCTCGTATGCTCAAGCTGGCCATCTACGTGTCGGAGTCACGTTGA
- the sigJ gene encoding RNA polymerase sigma factor SigJ, with the protein MTAHLQAFMAQRPMLRRLAYRMLGDIALADDAVQDAYLRWHDIPLSTIDNPQAWLVTTVSRLCLDRLRASRAAREQYHGEWLPTPVVEEADAGLDPLQALQTGSAISLALMTLLEQLSPDERVAFIMQEVFDHDYSTIANVLGKTEAACRQLVRRAKQRLSDGQARFQAQPARKQALLGAFLGALAQGSLNELLATLAPDVALRSDGGGVVKAASKPVFGPRAVSRLLLGIRRVLPENDQVGIEVVNGEPVLVGRQGTAIRFVLALAFDEAGISGLYLVNNPAKLTGLA; encoded by the coding sequence ATGACTGCTCACTTGCAGGCATTCATGGCACAGCGACCCATGTTGCGGCGCCTGGCGTATCGCATGTTGGGGGATATCGCATTGGCAGACGACGCGGTACAGGATGCCTACCTGCGCTGGCATGATATTCCACTGTCGACGATCGACAACCCACAGGCCTGGTTGGTGACAACGGTATCCCGCCTATGTCTGGATCGCTTGCGGGCCAGCCGTGCAGCGCGAGAGCAATACCATGGCGAATGGCTGCCAACACCAGTTGTGGAAGAAGCTGATGCCGGGCTGGACCCATTGCAGGCTTTGCAGACTGGATCTGCCATCTCGTTGGCCTTGATGACTTTGCTGGAGCAGTTGTCACCTGACGAGCGTGTGGCTTTTATCATGCAAGAAGTGTTCGATCATGATTACAGCACCATAGCCAATGTTCTCGGCAAGACAGAAGCAGCCTGCCGACAATTGGTGAGACGTGCCAAACAGAGGCTGTCTGATGGGCAAGCACGCTTTCAGGCGCAGCCAGCCCGTAAGCAAGCATTGCTGGGCGCATTTCTGGGGGCACTGGCGCAAGGTAGCCTGAATGAACTGTTAGCGACCTTGGCCCCTGATGTGGCATTACGGTCGGACGGCGGTGGCGTGGTGAAAGCTGCCAGCAAGCCGGTGTTTGGCCCACGTGCGGTTTCTCGCCTGCTGTTGGGGATTCGTCGGGTGCTGCCGGAAAATGATCAGGTCGGGATCGAGGTCGTCAATGGCGAGCCGGTACTGGTTGGCCGGCAAGGGACAGCAATACGCTTTGTACTGGCATTGGCGTTTGATGAAGCTGGTATCAGCGGTCTTTATCTTGTGAACAACCCGGCCAAACTGACCGGGTTGGCTTGA
- a CDS encoding Spy/CpxP family protein refolding chaperone yields the protein MAFSMKRTLLVGSLVAGIAGSALAWPGPQESRERSHGPHLARVWHVMDKAKDRLNLSTEQAALWQTAENASKAAREKMKASYEKMRVLRDEQAKQTVIDLAKLESTQDELRHEVSNAQDHAKKAWLSAYASLTNVQKEQVSTLIKLAWSRAGTRHHGQKAPSQ from the coding sequence ATGGCCTTTTCGATGAAACGTACTTTACTGGTTGGAAGCCTGGTTGCCGGCATTGCTGGTAGTGCACTGGCTTGGCCTGGTCCACAGGAGAGTCGTGAGCGTAGCCATGGCCCACACCTGGCTCGTGTATGGCATGTCATGGATAAAGCAAAGGACAGGTTGAACCTGAGTACCGAGCAGGCAGCATTGTGGCAAACAGCTGAAAATGCCAGCAAGGCGGCACGAGAGAAGATGAAAGCCAGCTACGAGAAAATGCGGGTACTGCGAGACGAACAGGCCAAACAAACCGTCATTGATCTGGCCAAGCTGGAAAGTACACAGGATGAATTACGCCATGAAGTCAGCAATGCACAGGATCATGCCAAGAAAGCCTGGTTGAGTGCCTATGCCAGTTTGACCAATGTACAGAAGGAACAGGTCAGCACGCTGATCAAACTGGCCTGGTCACGTGCAGGTACACGCCATCACGGCCAGAAGGCTCCCAGTCAATGA
- a CDS encoding transporter substrate-binding domain-containing protein — protein MWGVARLLLIWSLSANAATPRLTLCHEEWEPYAKSDKGGSVGITIELVSQALANLGFQTKFTETSYIRCQRQVMNGEMDGMLFVNADELPAWPHTSVATEHWMIAAWVRDSSSLRSFSTLDVFRGQRVGRAVGYEWPSVLRRQKGWTVVVAGDGRHVLYSLSNGRVDVVFEDTIWGDQVQRRDRLNIRVLLPAVVSEPQVMLFQKKHAALVRDLDRELAKLLTDGSFDQVYRKHTGKDFRTWLQIGQQHGNAGR, from the coding sequence ATGTGGGGTGTTGCACGGTTGCTGCTGATTTGGTCGTTGTCCGCCAATGCGGCAACGCCACGGCTGACACTGTGTCATGAAGAATGGGAACCTTATGCCAAGTCGGATAAGGGTGGATCAGTTGGGATTACGATCGAGCTCGTGAGCCAAGCGTTGGCCAATCTGGGGTTCCAGACAAAGTTTACCGAAACATCCTATATCCGCTGTCAGCGGCAGGTCATGAATGGCGAGATGGATGGCATGCTGTTCGTGAATGCAGATGAGTTGCCCGCGTGGCCACATACATCGGTGGCTACTGAGCATTGGATGATTGCTGCCTGGGTCCGTGACAGTTCTTCATTACGCTCGTTCAGCACGCTGGATGTATTCCGTGGCCAGCGGGTAGGCCGTGCTGTGGGTTATGAATGGCCGTCCGTCCTGCGCAGGCAAAAAGGCTGGACGGTAGTGGTGGCGGGTGATGGCCGCCATGTTCTGTATTCGCTTTCCAATGGCCGTGTCGATGTCGTATTTGAAGACACGATTTGGGGAGATCAGGTACAACGACGGGATCGCTTGAATATTCGGGTACTTTTGCCGGCTGTGGTGTCTGAGCCGCAGGTAATGTTGTTTCAGAAAAAACATGCTGCACTGGTGAGGGATCTGGATCGTGAATTGGCCAAGCTACTGACTGACGGTAGTTTTGATCAGGTGTATCGCAAACACACTGGCAAGGATTTCAGAACTTGGCTACAGATTGGGCAGCAACACGGTAACGCGGGTCGATGA
- a CDS encoding TonB-dependent receptor, producing MRATVFPGIRRLLWHRCRAVAALAPLITAITSVQADTLFDQPLEQLLDTEVVSATRFAREITDAASALSVLTADDIRNHGWRTLAEILDHMRGLHMNHTLEYPFLGVRGIGGPGTFAGRVLLLINGVPTNDNIFEQIYLGHDALIDVAMIDRIEYAPGGGSAMYGHNAFLGVVNIVTRPGRDLDGAELAVMGGSKAERQARLSLGKRFDEGGEWLASLTVHRNDGMPMREAGTLLEGSKAKSHQFALIGKWRGFGVQWLSARRSVGFDNRGFVSNTADANDLFALSYDVEPAEDWRSSLRAYGGKYRYRFTPFEPFYYHGGFDGAWWSLDTQTAYTGMKGHRWVVGLRWRRDPRIQAWNDPPDDSIAPAYLGTTTRESLGISVEDEIALGAGWTATLGLRAERRLGANPGLLVLEQGVPVDPDLKAAQPQRMRTLFSPRVALVGTPLPGWTVKLSRGISSRLPSPGIEQFEFDQSATERLRSDEAITEYRYGSTRWLGSLYHFRLQRPFSTSGTGAELIHGRGIELEGEYQWQGWRLRASQAWQRTKANTEDSLVYSPHTVTKLMASVPLDGERVRGSISVRRTSPYKGAVDADFNFGKVPSRTIVDLTLVARKLLGPLNLTIGLRDALDRKYHAMRPYQPADQDARGTRHVWIELSGVLR from the coding sequence ATGCGCGCGACCGTGTTTCCCGGCATTCGCCGATTACTTTGGCATCGCTGTCGGGCTGTTGCCGCGCTTGCCCCGTTGATCACTGCCATTACATCGGTCCAAGCCGATACCCTGTTTGACCAGCCTCTCGAACAGTTGCTGGACACTGAAGTAGTGAGCGCCACCCGTTTTGCCCGTGAGATCACCGATGCCGCGTCTGCGTTATCGGTACTGACCGCAGATGACATCCGCAATCACGGTTGGCGTACCCTGGCCGAGATATTGGATCACATGCGTGGCCTGCACATGAATCACACGCTGGAATACCCGTTTCTAGGTGTGCGTGGCATTGGCGGGCCGGGTACATTTGCTGGGCGTGTACTGTTGCTGATCAATGGGGTGCCGACCAACGACAATATTTTTGAACAGATCTATCTTGGTCACGATGCCTTGATCGACGTCGCCATGATCGACCGGATCGAATACGCCCCAGGTGGGGGATCGGCCATGTATGGCCACAATGCATTTCTTGGTGTGGTGAATATCGTCACACGGCCAGGGCGGGATCTGGACGGTGCCGAGCTGGCCGTGATGGGCGGCAGCAAAGCAGAACGACAGGCCAGACTGAGCCTTGGCAAGCGTTTTGATGAAGGTGGCGAATGGTTGGCGTCGTTGACCGTTCATCGCAACGATGGCATGCCAATGCGGGAAGCGGGCACTTTGCTGGAAGGTAGCAAAGCCAAGTCCCATCAGTTTGCGCTGATCGGGAAATGGCGTGGTTTTGGGGTGCAATGGCTCAGTGCGCGTCGATCGGTGGGGTTTGACAATCGAGGATTTGTCAGCAATACCGCTGACGCTAATGACCTGTTTGCACTGTCTTATGATGTGGAACCGGCTGAAGATTGGCGCAGTTCACTGCGCGCGTATGGTGGCAAATACCGTTACCGATTCACACCATTTGAGCCGTTTTACTACCATGGCGGTTTTGATGGCGCGTGGTGGAGTCTGGACACCCAGACGGCCTATACCGGCATGAAGGGGCATCGTTGGGTGGTGGGGTTGCGCTGGCGGCGTGATCCGCGGATACAGGCTTGGAATGATCCGCCTGACGATAGCATTGCGCCAGCCTATCTTGGCACGACCACGCGAGAGTCATTAGGGATCTCGGTAGAAGATGAGATTGCGCTGGGTGCGGGATGGACGGCTACCCTGGGCCTGCGGGCTGAGCGTCGACTGGGTGCCAACCCTGGGCTGCTGGTGCTGGAACAGGGAGTACCTGTTGACCCTGATCTGAAAGCAGCCCAACCGCAGCGTATGCGTACTTTGTTCAGCCCACGGGTTGCGCTGGTTGGTACTCCTTTACCGGGCTGGACAGTGAAACTCTCACGCGGGATCAGTTCCCGTCTACCCTCGCCTGGGATCGAGCAGTTCGAATTCGATCAGTCAGCGACGGAACGTTTGCGGTCGGATGAAGCCATCACTGAATACCGGTATGGCAGCACCCGCTGGCTGGGTTCGTTATACCACTTTCGTCTGCAACGGCCCTTCAGCACCAGCGGGACAGGGGCCGAACTGATCCATGGGCGAGGGATTGAGCTGGAAGGCGAATACCAGTGGCAAGGCTGGCGCTTGCGGGCCAGCCAGGCATGGCAACGCACCAAGGCCAATACGGAAGACTCGTTGGTTTATTCGCCCCATACCGTCACAAAGCTGATGGCGTCGGTACCGCTTGATGGCGAACGGGTGCGGGGCAGTATCTCGGTACGTCGCACCAGCCCTTACAAGGGTGCTGTGGATGCAGACTTCAATTTTGGCAAGGTCCCGTCTCGTACGATTGTGGATCTGACATTGGTGGCACGAAAACTGTTGGGGCCGCTGAATCTCACCATTGGTTTACGTGATGCACTTGATCGCAAGTATCACGCCATGCGGCCCTATCAACCAGCAGACCAGGATGCACGTGGCACGCGACATGTCTGGATCGAGCTGTCAGGGGTGCTCCGATGA
- a CDS encoding YdcH family protein yields the protein MHIEHHDLAKEFPEFKAEIHQMKAHDAHFARLFMAYQDIDKRICRLEDDGVPVSDELLEGLKKQRLQLKDELYQMLRSAAPAQA from the coding sequence ATGCATATTGAGCATCATGATCTGGCCAAGGAATTTCCCGAATTCAAGGCAGAAATCCACCAAATGAAAGCACACGATGCCCACTTTGCCCGTCTTTTTATGGCATATCAGGATATCGACAAGCGAATTTGCCGCCTGGAAGACGACGGTGTGCCGGTATCAGATGAATTGCTGGAAGGACTGAAGAAACAGCGCCTGCAGTTGAAGGACGAGTTGTATCAGATGTTGCGCTCAGCGGCACCAGCACAGGCATAA
- a CDS encoding EAL domain-containing protein, whose protein sequence is MSAIDSSATRPIHKQITTMGLWLTGCALAALALLMMAAQLYELRQRITAELVTQAEIVGANSAAAVAFGNSQEADEILDSLRAAPQIVQARIVLPDGRVLGEYRHDINNAGCHSLTATTEAGIDHTWCGVAIYRPITLHGNQVGMLAMELDLATAYRQLAVTLGFGVAVASLAFGVAVRLWRALSARLAQPLAELVQVTQQVREQQDFSLRAYGSGSAEAHALAESFNAMMDQLELRDAMLHSELGQRRQAERRLNDLAYIDSVTGLHNRHFFMERIVSTVAEADHARQSCALLFIDLDGFKQINDTLGHDCGDELLRQVGERLTTTLRSNDMVCRMGGDEFTVILNSINNAKQCEAIGKKLLAVMSEPYTLHGRTGLVSASIGACLYPELADDVTNLLRRADSAMYEAKNSGKNALRMYEPKRDAMLGRREQLGRDLLTALNPPQFWLAYQPKVRLDSGDIIGFEALLRWRHPQLGEISPVEFIELAESSNAIVSIGQWVLSQACDQLLAWRQLVPDLQISVNVSARQLAEDGSVSQLCKILAATGLPAGTVELELTETLMVDRSSSILARLAQLRAAGFNLAIDDFGTGYSSLAYLDSFPITCLKIDRAFVTALAAHTHGMAIASAIVAIGSALSLQVIAEGIETPEQAHALTELGCHFGQGYLYGKPLPAEAAQALLAQSKGDANAD, encoded by the coding sequence TTGAGCGCAATCGATTCGTCCGCGACTCGCCCCATTCACAAGCAGATCACGACCATGGGGTTGTGGTTGACTGGCTGTGCGCTGGCGGCGCTGGCGTTATTGATGATGGCGGCGCAACTGTACGAGTTGCGGCAACGCATCACGGCCGAACTGGTCACCCAGGCCGAAATTGTAGGTGCGAACAGTGCAGCGGCGGTGGCATTTGGCAATTCGCAAGAAGCCGACGAGATTCTCGACTCATTACGGGCGGCGCCACAAATCGTACAGGCCCGTATCGTTCTGCCTGATGGACGTGTGCTTGGGGAATACCGTCATGATATCAACAATGCCGGTTGCCATAGTCTGACAGCCACGACGGAGGCCGGTATCGATCATACTTGGTGTGGCGTGGCCATATATCGTCCGATTACCTTGCATGGCAACCAAGTCGGTATGCTGGCGATGGAGTTGGATCTGGCGACCGCCTACCGTCAGTTGGCCGTCACCCTGGGCTTTGGGGTGGCCGTAGCCAGCCTGGCATTTGGGGTGGCAGTACGGCTCTGGCGTGCGTTGTCAGCGCGATTGGCACAACCCCTGGCCGAGTTGGTGCAAGTGACCCAGCAAGTACGCGAACAACAGGATTTCAGCTTGCGTGCCTATGGCAGTGGCAGTGCCGAAGCCCATGCGCTGGCCGAAAGCTTCAATGCCATGATGGATCAGCTGGAGTTGCGCGATGCCATGTTACATAGTGAATTGGGGCAACGGCGACAAGCAGAACGGCGGCTCAATGATCTGGCGTATATCGACAGTGTGACCGGCCTGCATAACCGCCATTTCTTCATGGAGCGCATTGTCTCCACGGTGGCAGAAGCAGACCATGCTCGGCAATCTTGCGCCTTGCTGTTTATCGATCTGGACGGATTCAAGCAGATCAACGACACCCTTGGCCATGACTGTGGCGATGAATTGTTACGACAGGTGGGTGAGCGGCTGACTACCACGTTGCGTAGCAATGACATGGTCTGCCGCATGGGTGGTGACGAGTTCACCGTCATTCTCAACTCGATCAACAATGCAAAACAGTGTGAAGCCATTGGGAAGAAATTACTGGCCGTCATGAGCGAACCCTATACGCTACATGGCCGTACTGGTCTGGTATCGGCCAGCATTGGTGCATGTCTGTACCCTGAGCTGGCAGATGATGTGACCAACCTGTTACGTCGCGCCGACAGTGCCATGTACGAGGCGAAAAACAGCGGTAAGAATGCGCTGCGCATGTATGAACCCAAGCGCGATGCCATGTTGGGGCGTCGTGAACAACTGGGTCGCGATCTGTTGACGGCGTTGAACCCACCGCAGTTCTGGCTGGCCTACCAGCCCAAGGTACGGCTGGACAGCGGCGACATCATCGGCTTTGAAGCGCTGTTACGATGGCGGCATCCACAACTTGGCGAAATCAGCCCAGTCGAGTTCATCGAACTGGCCGAATCCAGCAACGCCATCGTCTCGATTGGGCAGTGGGTGTTAAGCCAAGCCTGTGATCAACTGCTGGCCTGGCGGCAGTTGGTACCGGATCTGCAGATCAGTGTGAATGTGTCAGCCCGGCAACTGGCAGAAGATGGCAGCGTGTCGCAACTGTGCAAGATCCTGGCTGCCACGGGCCTGCCCGCAGGCACGGTTGAGTTGGAGCTGACTGAAACCCTGATGGTTGATCGCTCCTCATCCATTCTGGCCCGGTTGGCCCAATTGCGCGCAGCGGGTTTCAATCTGGCGATTGATGATTTTGGAACGGGTTATTCGTCACTTGCCTATCTGGACAGCTTCCCCATCACTTGTCTGAAGATCGATCGTGCATTCGTGACCGCCCTGGCCGCACATACTCACGGTATGGCCATTGCCAGCGCCATTGTGGCCATTGGATCGGCTCTGTCGTTGCAAGTGATCGCAGAGGGTATTGAAACACCAGAGCAAGCTCATGCCCTGACCGAACTGGGTTGCCATTTCGGGCAAGGGTATCTGTATGGCAAGCCGTTACCTGCAGAGGCTGCACAGGCCTTGCTTGCTCAATCGAAAGGGGATGCGAATGCAGACTAG
- a CDS encoding DUF2061 domain-containing protein has product MIKTITFAVCHFTVAFTVAYLLTGSIGISSLLALVEPMCNTVAYYFHEKLWDRIKLKDAEHPTGHTSHAW; this is encoded by the coding sequence ATGATCAAGACCATTACGTTTGCCGTCTGCCATTTTACCGTCGCGTTCACGGTAGCCTACCTGTTGACCGGGAGTATTGGGATTAGCAGCCTGTTGGCGCTGGTTGAGCCGATGTGCAACACCGTGGCGTATTACTTTCACGAAAAACTCTGGGATCGCATCAAGCTGAAAGATGCTGAACATCCTACAGGGCACACCAGCCATGCCTGGTAG
- a CDS encoding glutathione S-transferase family protein yields MGITLYAGSGSPFAWRVWLALEFKQLPYTLKMMSFSEGDLKKPEFRAINPRGKVPTLVDGDFVLWESSAILNYLDDAYGGAKLYPGDARQRGLTRRLQAEVNNYLDLAVEKVFDELIWKEGDADQAIVKSGVTTIRQELAYFESQLKGDFLVGELSAADFVLYSMLAYALRVEQKRLPQLGVAASVGPKLQAWKARVEALPYFDKTYPPHWREG; encoded by the coding sequence ATGGGTATTACCCTATATGCAGGATCCGGTTCACCTTTTGCCTGGCGCGTTTGGTTGGCGCTGGAATTCAAGCAGTTGCCCTACACATTGAAGATGATGAGCTTTTCGGAAGGTGACCTGAAGAAGCCGGAATTCAGGGCGATCAATCCACGTGGCAAGGTGCCTACGCTGGTTGATGGTGACTTCGTATTGTGGGAATCCTCCGCCATTCTTAACTACTTGGATGATGCTTATGGCGGCGCCAAACTATACCCCGGTGATGCTCGCCAACGGGGACTGACAAGACGCCTGCAGGCTGAGGTGAATAACTATTTGGACCTCGCTGTCGAAAAGGTCTTCGACGAACTGATCTGGAAGGAAGGTGATGCGGATCAGGCCATTGTCAAGTCTGGTGTGACGACAATCAGGCAGGAACTGGCCTATTTCGAAAGCCAGTTAAAAGGCGATTTCCTGGTAGGCGAGCTCAGCGCGGCAGATTTTGTGTTGTATTCGATGCTTGCTTACGCTTTGCGTGTCGAGCAGAAGCGTTTGCCTCAACTGGGTGTGGCAGCCAGCGTTGGCCCAAAACTGCAAGCGTGGAAGGCGCGGGTCGAGGCATTGCCGTATTTCGACAAAACCTACCCACCACATTGGCGGGAGGGTTGA
- a CDS encoding TIGR02647 family protein produces the protein MLKIDLDRHHELELLARYSLTSRQQGLKLRADAEASLVAAAERLHQKGLITERDGGYLTEEGFHLAESLQKVLAVLGAKHGRSVVSHELIE, from the coding sequence ATGCTGAAAATCGATTTGGATCGTCATCACGAGCTGGAGTTGCTTGCCCGTTATTCACTGACATCCCGTCAGCAGGGTTTGAAACTGCGGGCGGATGCGGAGGCGAGCCTGGTGGCGGCCGCTGAGCGGCTTCATCAGAAAGGGTTGATTACCGAGCGGGACGGTGGATATCTGACGGAGGAAGGCTTTCATCTGGCCGAATCGCTTCAAAAAGTATTGGCGGTGCTGGGCGCAAAACATGGACGTTCCGTGGTGTCGCACGAGTTGATCGAGTAA
- a CDS encoding acyltransferase: protein MRKITLLQILSFVAMLTIAIVGGIAAAVALAAVAKLTDFRGVGIVIGSVVFTYLIAILLHRLFLWARPLPMGEIAMGSPEEATYHIYLLFYLVLFYPITRSAVVPVPLMRLFYQMLGAKLGDNSYSSGIIFDPKFVTVGNNCILGQGSLIIPHAIEGASLSHQPITMGNNVTIGANAVILQGCVIEDGATVGIGAVVSKNSHIKQGEIWLGIPAKPYQPKLTA, encoded by the coding sequence TTGCGTAAAATCACACTGCTGCAAATTCTCAGTTTTGTGGCCATGCTGACTATCGCGATTGTGGGTGGCATTGCTGCCGCTGTTGCGCTGGCAGCAGTGGCCAAGCTGACGGATTTCCGTGGTGTAGGTATCGTGATCGGGTCGGTGGTGTTCACCTACCTGATCGCGATCTTGCTGCATCGGTTGTTCTTGTGGGCTCGCCCGTTACCAATGGGTGAAATTGCCATGGGTAGTCCCGAAGAGGCGACCTATCATATCTATCTTCTGTTTTATCTGGTGTTGTTCTACCCAATCACCCGCAGTGCCGTGGTGCCAGTACCCCTGATGCGCCTGTTCTATCAAATGTTGGGTGCCAAGCTTGGCGACAACAGCTACAGCTCAGGGATTATTTTTGACCCGAAGTTTGTCACTGTTGGCAACAACTGTATTCTGGGCCAGGGGAGTCTGATCATTCCGCATGCCATCGAAGGTGCAAGTTTGTCGCATCAGCCCATTACTATGGGCAACAACGTCACGATTGGTGCCAATGCAGTGATACTGCAAGGCTGTGTCATCGAAGATGGCGCAACGGTCGGAATAGGTGCGGTCGTTTCTAAAAACAGCCATATCAAGCAAGGTGAGATTTGGCTTGGTATTCCTGCCAAGCCCTATCAACCCAAGCTGACTGCCTGA